The following proteins are co-located in the Spea bombifrons isolate aSpeBom1 chromosome 3, aSpeBom1.2.pri, whole genome shotgun sequence genome:
- the FHL5 gene encoding four and a half LIM domains protein 5 produces MESDSFKCQYCNESLYGKKYTVKDDSAYCVKCFDSLFANICEGCKKSIACDSKDFSYKDSHWHEACFKCDKCAQSLVEKPFASKDDCLLCTECYSTEYSSKCFSCNSTIMPGSRKMEFKGSNWHETCFACQNCRQPIGSRHFIPKQSSVYCVPCYEKHHASQCKSCKKAITTGGITFQDQPWHSECLRCNGCNKKLAGEKFTSREDAPYCMDCYGNLYAKKCTACAKPITAQGGAKYVSFEDSQWHSDCFTCSKCTISLVGQRFLTQHGKIFCPACCNDI; encoded by the exons ATGGAAAGTGATAGTTTTAAATGCCAGTACTGTAATGAATCCCTTTATGGAAAGAAATATACTGTAAAGGATGACAGTGCCTACTGCGTCAAATGCTTTGACAGCCTTTTTGCAAATATCTGTGAAGGATGTAAAAAGTCAATTGCATGTGATTCCAAG GACTTTTCATACAAAGACAGCCACTGGCATGAGGCTTGTTTCAAGTGTGACAAATGCGCACAATCTCTGGTGGAGAAGCCTTTTGCTTCCAAGGATGACTGCTTACTGTGTACTGAATGTTATTCTACGGAGTATTCATCAAAGTGCTTCAGCTGCAACTCCACTATAATGCCTG GATCACGCAAAATGGAGTTTAAAGGCAGTAATTGGCATGAAACATGTTTTGCTTGTCAAAACTGCAGACAGCCAATAGGATCCAGGCATTTTATTCCTAAACAGTCAAGCGTATATTGTGTACCATGCTATGAGAAGCATCATGCCAGCCAGTGCAAGTCCTGTAAAAAG gcaaTCACCACAGGTGGAATTACGTTCCAAGACCAGCCTTGGCATAGTGAATGTCTGAGATGCAATGGCTGCAACAAAAAATTGGCAGGGGAGAAGTTTACCTCCAGAGAGGATGCACCATACTGCATGGATTGCTATGGCAACCTGTATGCCAAGAAATGCACAGCTTGTGCTAAGCCCATTACAG CTCAAGGAGGTGCCAAATATGTCTCATTTGAAGATAGTCAGTGGCACAGTGATTGCTTCACTTGTTCAAAATGCACCATATCACTTGTCGGTCAGAGATTTCTTACGCagcatggaaaaatattttgtcctgCATGTTGTAATGACATATAG